GATGTCGATGCCCTCGAAGGTGGCCTTCACACCGAACTGCTCGCTCTCACGAGCCTGGTCGGCGATCTCGCCCGCGTGCAGCAGGGCCTTGGTGGGGATGCAACCCCGGTGCAGGCAGGTGCCGCCGACCTTGTCCTTCTCGATCAGGGCGACGTCCAGGCCCAGCTGCGCCCCGCGCAGGGCCGCGGCGTAACCGCCACTACCACCGCCGAGGATCACTAGGTCGAAAACGGTGCTGGCGTCGTTCGCCACGTCACGTCCTCCATGCATGTGCGCCGTACGCCGGTCGTCGGTGACCGGTCGGCGGCTGGTGTCCGGCCGCTCATTCTTCGGCCCTGTGGTGGGGCCCTGTCCTGCCGAGCCCCATCTTCGCACTTGTCCACACCGAACGAGACGCCGGGCCGGTGTGTGAGACGCCCCACGTTCAGTTGAGCGGGCACGGAAGAGGGGGCTCCGCCCTACCCGCGCGCGGAGCCCCTCACGCAGAACAACGTCAGCCCAGGTCGCCGACAGCCGTCAGCTCGGCCAGCCGAACCAGCGTCCGCACCGCGGACCCCGTACCGCCCTTCGGCGTGTACCCGAAGGGACCACCCTCGTTGAACGCGGGACCGGCGATGTCGAGGTGCGCCCAGGTGACGCCCTCGCCCACGAACTCGCGCAGGAACAGACCGGCGACCAGCCCACCGCCCATCCGCTCACCCATGTTGGCGATGTCGGCGGTCGGCGAGTCCATCCCCTTGCGCAGGTGCTCCGGCAGCGGCATCGGCCAGGACGGCTCGCCGACCTCCTCGGCCGCCTCCACGATCGCGGAGCGGAACGCGTCGTCGTTGGCCATGACACCGAACGTCCGGTTCCCCAGCGCCAGCACCATCGCCCCGGTCAGCGTCGCCACGTCGACGATCGCGTCCGGCTTCTCCTGCGACGCCGCCCACAGCGCGTCCGCGAGCACCAGCCGGCCCTCGGCGTCCGTGTTGAGCACCTCCACGGTCTTGCCGCTGTACATGCGCAGCACGTCACCCGGACGCACGGCGGACCCCGACGGCATGTTCTCGGCGAGCGCCAGCCACCCGGTGACGTTCACCTCGAGACCGAGGCGCGCGGCGGCGACGACGGCGGCGAACACGGCGGCCGCCCCGCTCATGTCGCACTTCATCGTCTCGTTGTGCCCGGCCGGCTTCAGCGAGATGCCGCCCGAGTCGTAGGTGATGCCCTTGCCGACGAAGGCGAGGTGCTTGGCCGCCTTGGAGCTCGTGTACGTCAGCTTCACCAGCCGCGGGCCGGCCGCCGACCCGGAGCCGACGCCCAGGATGCCGCCGTAGCCGCCCTTGGTCAGCGCCTTCTCGTCGAGCACCTGCACCTTGATGCCGTGCTCCTTGGCCGCCGCCGAGGCGATCGCGGCGAAGGACTCGGGGGTGAGGTCGTTCGGCGGGGTGTTGATCAGGTCGCGGGCGCGGTTGAGCTCCTCGGAGACGGCGGTGGCGCGCTCGATCGCCGCCTTGTGCGCCTTGTCGCGGGGCTTGGCGCCGAGCAGCGCGGCCTCGGCGAGGGGCGCCTTGCCGTTCTTCTTGTCCTGGGCGTCCCGGCCGTTGCCCTTGTAGACGTCGAAGGCGTACGCCCCGAGCAGCACGCCCTCGGCGACGGCGCCGACGTCACCGGCATCGCCCAGCGGCAGCGCGAACGCGGCCTTCTTGGAGCCGGCGAGGGCGCGGGCGGCGACACCGGCGGCCTTGCGCAGCGCCTCGCCGTCGTAGGCCCCGTCCTTGGCGTCCTCGGGCTCGGCGCCCAGGCCCACCGCCAGCACGAGCGGGGCCTTGAAGCCGGCGGGCGCGGGGAGCTTCGTCACCTCGCCCTCGGCGCCCGAGGCACCGAGGGTCTCCAGGACGCCGGCGAGCCTGCCGTCGTACGCCTTGTCCACAGCCTCGGCGCCCGGTGCGACAACCAGTCCCCCGGACGTGGACGCGGCGCCCTTGGCGACACCGATCACGATCGCGTCGGCCCGCAGGCCGGGCGCCGCGGCGGTGCTGAGAGTGAGAGCAGTCACGGTGGTGAAATCTCGCTTCCGATGTGAAGTTTGCGATGGCCGAATGGTGTGGGTCGACCGGGCCCGGCTGCCGACCGACCCTAGTTCCGACCTACGGGTGCGGTGGCAGCGGGGCCTTCCCCGGTACGGCGAACACTCGGGATGAGCCTACGCTCGTGTGAGCGTTCGCTCATTCCTGCGGGCGTTCACCTGTCGGTGGCGTCGTGGTCATTTCTTGATCCTCGCGATCGGTGAGCTGAGTCACACTCGTCTGGTTCCGGTGAGCGATCGGCTTGCCGCTTTGCATGATTTCCACGGATCCCCTGCCGATTCGTCACAAGCGGCCATGAGGGGATCTTCTGGGGGGAAGGGGCAAATCAATGGCGCGCAGTGCGCACCGATGGAGAAACCGCAGAAACGTCGTCGCCGTCCTGACGGCCGCGGGTCTGCTGTCCCTGGGCCTGGCGGCCCCGGGCGCCGCGGCCGCCGGGGAGCCGCGCATCGATCTCAGGGTGCTGGTCGTGGACAACGGTGACAGCCCGGTCCGGGCCATCACCGCCCAGCTGAAGAGCACCGGCATCCCGTACACCACCGTCGACCTGACCGACGCGAACCGCCCGACCATCACGGACGCGTTCCTCAGCGACACGGTGAACGGCACACCCCGGGCCAAGTACCAGGGCGTCGTCCTGCCCAACGAGGCCCCCTTCGGCGCGGGCTCCGCCGAGCAGACCGCGCTGGAGAGCTACGAGCGGACCTACGGCATCCCGCAGGTCGACGCCTACACCTGGGCCCACCCGGGCGTCGGCCTCGACTACACGAGCGAGGGCGGCTGGGCCGGCACCCTCGACGGGCGGGCGGCGGCCGTCACGGCCGAGGGCAAGGCGGGGTACTTCGGCTATCTGGACGGCGCCTTCACGTTCGAGGACAACGACGCCTCCGCACAGGAGAGTTACGGCTTCGTCGCCCGGCCCCGTACGGGCTTCACCAGCTATGTCGACCTTCCCGTGCCCGCCGGCTCCGGGCGCGGCAGCCTGATCGGTGAGTACAACCACGACGGGCGCCGCGAGCTGGTGGTGACCTTCGCGTACAACGCGCATCAGCAGCAGTTCCGGGTCCTTGCCCGCGGCATCGTCGAATGGCTGACTCAGGGCGTGCACCTGGGCCGGGCGCGCAACTATTTCGCGGTGCATGTCGACGACGTCTTCGCGCCCGACAACCGTTGGGACACCGAGCACAACTGCACCCCGGGTGACTTCGACTGCGTCGGCGGTGACGGCGAGGGGACCACGCCGATCCGCATGACGGCCGAGGACGCGGTCCACGCCGCGCAGTGGCAGCGGGAGCACGGCTTCACCCTGGACATGGTCTACAACGCCGGCTCCGGCGAGGCGTGGAAGACCGAGAACGGCGGCACCGACGCGCTCACCGACCAACTGCTCGCCGACAAGGCGCAGTACCGCTGGATCAACCACACCTACACGCACCCGTTCCTCGGCTGCGTCCAGGACACCTCGACCGTGCCCTGGAGCTGCGCCAAGAACGCCGACGGCTCGACCCGGTACATGAGCCGCGCGGACATCTCGGCGGAGCTCCGCGACAACTACAACTGGGGCGTCACCAAGGGACTCCCGCTCGACCGCACGGAGCTGGTGACCGGCGAGCACTCGGGCCTGAAGACCCTGCCCCAGCAGCCCGACGACAACCCCAACCTGGCCGGCGCCCTCGCCGACAACGGCGTCAAGTGGACCGCCTCGGACAACTCCCGCGAGCCCGACCAGCGTGCGGTCGGTGCCGCGCTGACCGTGCCCCGGCACCCGATGAACGTGTACTACAACGTGGGTACCGAGGAGGAGATGGTCGACGAGTACAACTGGATCTACACCTCCAAGGCCGACGGCGGCAGCGGCGTCTGCGAGACCAACCCCGCCTCCACCTGCCTGGCCGACCCGCTGGACCCGGCCACCGGGTACGACGAGTACATCGTCCCGCTGGAGGCCCGCACCGCCCTCGGACACGCGATCGGCAACGACCCGCGCCCGCACTACGCCCACCAGTCCAACCTGGCCGAGGACCGGACGCTGTTCCCGGTCCTGGATCAGGTGCTCGCCGACTACCAGGCACTCTTCGCCGACAACACCCCGGTGGAGAACCTCGCGCAGAGTGCCATCGGCACCGAGCTGCAGCGCCGCGCCGCCTGGCAGACCGCTCTCGCCAACGGTTCCGTCACGGCGTACCGCATCGGCGACACCGTCACCGTCACCGCCCCGTCCGGGACCCGGATCCCGGTGACCGCACCGGAAGGAACCACCAAGCAACAACTCCTGGGCACGACCGCGTTCGGGACGCCGTACGCGGGGCAGCGCTCGGCGTGGACCGCGCCAGAGCCGCTGCAGTCCGCGCTCACGCTGAAGGTGCCGTAGAGGAGCGCCCCAAAGGGGCGCGGGGAACTGCGCGACCAGCCACGAAGGACCCGCAGCCGGGGTCCGGGCAGCAGTTCCCCGAACATCATCCGCATCACAGGGGGGAACCGCGTAGCGATGCGCACCGGCCGTCATGTCACCATGCTCACCGAAGGCACCTATCCGCACGTCCACGGCGGGGTCAGCACCTGGTGCGACCAGCTCGTCAAGGGCATGCCGGAGGTCGACTTCCACATCGTGTCGCTCACCGGAACCGGCCGCGAACCCGTCGCCTGGGAGCTGCCGCCCAACGTCTACCGGCACACCTCCGTTCCGACCTGGGGCCCGCGTCCGGGACGCAAAAGGGCGCCGTACGGCAGGGCCCGGCGTCGTTTCACCGACTCCTACGAGCGTTTCCTGCTCTCCTTCCTCGACCCCGCGGGCCCCGAGTCCCACACCGACTTCGGTGCGGCCCTGTACGAGCTGGCCGAACTCGCCCGCGAGGGGCGCCTGTCGGCGGCGTTGCGCACCGAGTCGGCGCTGCGGTCGCTGATGTGGATCTGGACGATGCCGCATCTGCCGACCGCGGCCGCCCGCCCCACCGTCCACGACGCCCTGACCGCCACCGACCTGCTGGAACACGCCCTGCGCCCCCTCGGCATCCGCATCCCCGAGGACTCCGTCGCCCACGCCGTGAGCAGCGGCCTCGCCACCCTCCCCGCCCTCGCCGCGCACAAGCTGGACGGCGTGCCCTTCCTCCTCACCGAGCACGGCATCTATCTGCGCGAGCGCTATCTCGGCTACCGCAGCGACGCCCAGCGCTGGCCCGTGAAGGCGTTCATGCTCGGCTTCTACCGTGAGCTGAACTCACTCGGGTACCGGGCGGCGGACCTGATCACCCCCTGCAACCAGTACAACCGCCGCTGGGAGGAGCGCGGCGGCGCCGACGCCGACAAGATCCGCACGGTCTACAACGGCGTCGACCCGCACGCCTTCCCGCACGCCGGCCCCGAGCCCGACGTCCCCACCCTCACCTGGTGCGGCCGCGTCGACCCCATCAAGGACCTGGAGACCCTGCTGCGGGCCTACGCCATGGTCCGCGCCGAACTCCCGGAAGCCCGCCTGCGCCTGTTCGGCCCCGTACCACCCGGCGGCGAGGCCTACCGCACCAAGCTGGAGAAGCTCGCCGCCGAACTCGGCGTCACGGACGGCCTCACCTTCGAGGGCCGCATCAGCGAGGTCTGGCGCGCCTACGCCGCCGGTCACGTCGTCATGCTGTCGTCCATCTCCGAGGGCTTCCCGTTCTCCATCATCGAGGCCATGTCCTGCGGCCGTACGACGGTCTCGACCGACGTCGGGGGAGTGCGCGAGGCCGTCGGCGACACCGGTCTGGTGGTCCCGCCGCGCGAGCCGGAGAAGCTGGCGGCCGCCGCGCTGACCCTTCTGCGCGACGACGAACGGCGCCTGGAACTGGGTGAATTGTCCCGTCAGAGGGTGATCGACCGCTTCACGCTCCGCCGCTCCGTGGACAATTTCCGGACGATTTACCAGGAGCTCGCGGGCGGCGCCGAGGTGTACGAACCCACGCTGGAGACGGTCGCCGACTGGACCCTCGAACTGCGCGACCCCTGGTACGAGAAGGTCGCGACGGACGGAACCGGCTGGTGAGCGGCAGCATCTGGATGCCGCCCGGCTCCCGCCCCGACACCCTGCCCGCCATCCCGCGCCAGCGCACCGCACCCAGCTGGGCGCAACCCGACCCCATCGACGAACTCGCCGAGCGCCTCGACGACTTCATCGCCGCCGCCGTCCACCCGGACGAGATCGCCGCACTGCTGGAGTCCGACGGCCTGTCGGACGACCAGATACGCGAGCGCTACGGCGTCAAGAACTCCTTCGCGCTGGCGGAGGAGCTGTACGAACGCGTCGAGCGCCGCTACCCGGAGCCGGAAGGGCCGGTCCACGACCCCTGGCAGGTGGGCCTGCTCGGCTGCCTGCTGCGGGGTGTCGTCTTCGCCCTCCCCGGCCTCGGCTACGTCCTCGGCGCGCCCCTGCTCGCCGGCTCGCGGGACGACTTCGGCCTCCCCGCCGGCACGGTCCCGCTGCTGGCCGGCGCCTTGGTCGGCTGGACCTGGAACCAGGGGCTCGCCCACCGGGCGTACTCCTGGCTGGGGCTGGGGGACCGCGATGCCGCCCGCCGCTCTCTGCTTCTCGGCGCCCCGGCGGGCGCACTGCTCGGTGCCTTGGTGGCCCTGGCCGTCGCAGGCGCCGCCTCCGTTGGCGTCGCTTTCGCGGCCGGCCAGTCGATCTACCTGGGCGCGGCAACCGCGCTACTGGTGATGGGCCGCGAACGGGCCCTGCTGGTGGCTCTGCTGCCGATGGCGGCTGGCGCGGTCCTGGCCCTGGTCCATCCAGTGCCGGACGCCGCGAGACTGATGCTTTTGCTGGGCTCGCTAACGGTGGTGGTGCTTCTCGGCCTACGTGAGGTCGCGCCCCCGAAGGGGCGTGGGGAACTGCGCGATCAACCACATCAAACCCGCAGCCGCCGAACGACAAGTGGCCCCTCTCTCCTAGGCTCCCTTCCATACGCCTGCTTCGGCCTGGCCACCGGCGTCCTGGTCCTCTACGCGGCCCTCGGCGACGTCCTGGCAGGCGAGGAGCACACCGCGATAGCGGCGCCCGCGGCCGTCGCCCTCACCCTCAGCATGGGCCCCGCCGAATGGCTGCTGTACCGCTTCCGCAGCGGCAGCCTCGCCGGGCTGCGCTCCAGCAGCACACCGAAGGCCTTCTGGCGGACCACGACGGTCACCGTCGTCGAGTGCCTGTCGGCCTACCTGCTCTCCCTGCTCGCCCTGAGCCTCGCCACCTCCGCGCTCTGGCCGCACGCCCCCGGCATCGCGGGCATCCGCCTCGCCGGCCTGCTCCTCCTCGGCGTACTGCTGTGGACCGGCCTGCTCCTGCAGTCCTTCGGCGCGGTGCTCAGCACGGCGACGGTGTGCTGCGTGGCGGCCCTCGCCCAGACGGTCGGCCTGGTCACCCACACGGGCAGCCCGCACGAGGTCGGACTGATCGTGTACGGGACGGCGGCGATGATCCAAGCCGCCCTCGTCTGCGCGCTGTTGGGGAGAGCGACCGCCCACCGATGACGCCGACGAACGATCTACTGGTCCCGTACTACGAACACCCGTCCGTCCGCCCCGCCGAATGGGACGCGATCATCACGGCCGCGCCTCGCCTCTACGGGGTCGTCCTCAACCCGGCCAGCGGCCCCGGCGAGACGCCCGACCCGGCGTTCGCCGAGGTCGCGACCCGGCTGCGCGGGGCTGGGGGTCCCCCCTCTGGGGGAGTGCGGGTGCTCGGCTACGCCGACACCGACTACGGCCGCCGACCGCACGCCGACGTCGTACGCGACATCGCCCGGCACCGCGACTGGTACGCCGCGGACGGCGTCTTCCTCGACCAAGTCGCCGCGGGCCGCGAGGAGTTCGCGTACTACCAGCGGCTCGCGACGGCGGCCTGGGGCGCCGGCTGCGGCACGCTCGCCCTGAACCACGGCACGGAACCGCACCCGTCGTACGCCAGGATCGCGGACGTCCTGGTGACCTTCGAGGGCACCTGGGAGTCGTACACCCGGCTCGGTCCGCAGCAGTGGCGGGGCGACGGCGGAGTGCGCCTGTGCCATCTGGTGTACGGCGTCCCGTCCGGCGTCGATCTCGCGGGCCTCGCCCGCGACCGCGGGGCCACCGTGCACTGCGCGGTACCGGGGATGGGCGATCATCCATGGGGTACGTTGCCGCACACCCTGGAGCCCGCTCGGTGAGACGCCTCATTCCGCTGGTCGTTCTGCCTCTTCTCCTCCTCGCGGGCTGTACGGCGTCCCCTGACGGCGCCGACGACGCCGAGGGCGGTCCGAGCGGCGCGCGCTGGCAGCCGCGGCCCGGCACGGCCTGGCAGTGGCAGCTGCGCGGCCGTATCGACACCTCCCTCGACGTGCCGGTCTACGACATCGACGGCTTCGACCAGTCCCAGAAGACCGTCGCGGCGCTGCACCGCGAGGGCCGCAAGGTCATCTGCTATCTCTCCACCGGCGCCTGGGAGGACTGGCGCCCCGACGCCGGGAAGTTCCCCAAGTCGGTGATCGGCAAGGGCAACGGCTGGGAGGGCGAGCGCTGGCTCGACATCCGGCGCCTGGACGTCCTGGAACCCCTGATGGCGGCCCGTATCGACATGTGCCGCGACAAGGGCTTCGACGCGGTGGAGCCCGACAACATGGACGGCTACAAGAACCGCACGGGCTTCCCGCTGAAGGCCCGCGACCAGCTCCGCTACAACCGCCTGATCGCCGGGCTGGCCCACGAGCGGGGCATGGCGGTCGGCCTGAAGAACGACCTGGACCAGATCCCGGAGCTCGTGGACGACTTCGACTTCGCGGTCAACGAGCAGTGCGCGCAGTACGGGGAGTGCGCGGCCCTGAGCCCCTTCGTGAAGGCCGGCAAGGCGGTGTTCCACGTCGAGTACGAGGTCCCCACGCGCGCCTTCTGCGCCGAGTCGCGTCGCCTGAAGCTGAGTTCGATGCTGAAGAAGTACGAGCTGGGGGTGTGGAGACGGGCGTGTTGAGGCTCAGTTGCCCAGTGACAGCACGACGAGCGCGGTCGTCGCCGCCGTCTCCGCGAGCCCGCCGAACACGTCACCGGTGACGCCGCCGAAGCGGCGCGTGCAGTGCCGCAGGAGCAGCTCGGCGGCGGCGAGTGCGGCGAGGACGGCGAGGGCGGTGCGGACGACGTCGTACGCCACGTCGTATGTCATGCCGTACGCCCCGAGCAGCGCTCCCGCCGCCGCGGCGACGCCGGTCACGGCCAGGGTGACGGCCACCGCGCCCCGTACGGGGACGACGCCGGCCACCGCGGCCCCCAGCCCCTCGGGCCGCGCGGCGGGCACTCCGGCGCGGGCGGCCAGGGTGAGCGCGAGCCGGGCGGCGACGGCCGACACGACGGTGGCGAGGGCACCCCGGGCCCATGAGGCGCCGTACAGCTGGGAGAGGGCGGCCACCTGCGCGAACAGCACGAACACGAGCGTGATGACGCCGAAGGGCCCGATGTCCGACTGCTTCATGATCCGCAGCGCGTCCTCGGCGGGCTTGCCGCTGCCGAGCCCGTCGGCGGTGTCGGCGAGCCCGTCGAGGTGCAGCCCTCGGGTGAGTACGGCCGGGACGGCGGCGGCGACGACGGCGGCGAGGAGAGGCCCGGCGCCGAGGAACAGCAGCACCAGCGCGACACACGCGGCACCGCAGCCGAGGACCACGCCGACGAGCGGGGCGCACAGCATTCCGCCGCGCGCCGCCTCCCGGTCCCACCGGCTCACCTTGACGGGGAGCACGCTCAGGGTGCCGAAGGCGAAACGGAGACCGTGCGAACGCAGACCGTGCGAACGGGGAGCGTGCGGGGGCGGCGGGGGCATGGACACGCCCGCAGACTAGCCCGGACGCCGTACCCGCCAGGCGGCCCACCCCTGTCCCGGACACACTGAAACCATGGGTGACTGGTGGCAGCGCAACATCATCGAACCGGGCAAGCTCCCCCTGCTCCTGGCTCTGACCGCCTTCGTGGTCACCTTCCTCGTCACCCGCGTCATCACCCGCCTCATCCGCGCGGGCAAAGGACCCTTCCGCAACATCGAGACCGGCGCCGTCCACATCCACCATGTCGTCCCCGGAGTCGTCCTCACGGTCATCGGCGGCTTCTGCGCGGTCGCCGGCGGCCAGCGCGGCTTCGGCTCGGCCGCCGCCGCGGTGGTCTTCGGGATGGGCGCGGGCCTGGTCATGGACGAGTTCGCGCTGATCCTGCATCTGGACGACGTCTACTGGACCGAGGCCGGCCGCAAGAGCGTCGAGGTGGTCGTGCTCACCGCCGCCGTGGTCGGCCTGTTCCTGCTCGGATACGCACCCTTCGGGGTCAACGACCTCAACGACGACGAGCTGCAGAACCGCGGGTCGGTGCTCAGCACGATCCTCGGGAACTTCCTCCTGGCCCTGATCGCCCTGGCCAAGGGCAAGGCCCGGATCGCGATCTTCGGGGTGGTCGTCCCCTTCATCGCCCTGTTCGGTGCCGTCCGCCTGGCCCGGCCCGCCTCCCCCTGGGCGAAACGCTTCTATCGCCGCCGCCCGCGTGCCCGGGCCAAGGCCCAGATTCGCGCCTACCACCACGACAAGCGCTGGGCGGGCCCCAGCCGCAGACTTCACGAGTGGATCGGCGGGGCCCCGGACGCCGCCCCGGACCGGGCCCTGGAGCGCCGCTGACGCATCGCCGACCAGGCGCACAGCACCGTCCGAGGCGGGCAGCCCGATCGGGTGGGCCGGGCCGAGTGCGATGCCCACGCGCGCGTACTAGGGTGCCGGCGAGGGTCGCGACGTAGGCGATGACGAGCGTCCGCCACCGGCCCGGACAGAGCTCGGCGATCCCGAACACGAGCAGGATCTGTACGCTCCGTCGCGACCGTGCAGCCCGGCCGTGCCGAACCGCGCGCGCACCACCGTCACGCGGTCTCCGGCTGTTCCTTCTCCGCCACCGACTCCTCGGCCTCCGGCGTCTCCGAGTCCTTCGGCGTCTCCGAGTCCTCCGGCGTCTCCGGATCCTCCGGGTTCTCGTCCTTCGGCTTCTCCGGCAGCTCCGCGGCCAGTGCGGCGGCGGCCCGCACCATAGGGAGGGCCAGCAGTCCTCCGGCCCCTTCCCCGACCTTCACGCCCTGGTCGAGCAGCGGCTCCAGGGCCATCCGGTCCAGCGCCTTCGCCTGCCCCGGTTCCCCGCTGTTGTGCGCGGCCAGCCACCAGTCCGGCGCCCGGAACGCGATCCGCTGCCCGACCAGCGCACAGGCGGCGACCACGACCCCGTCCAGCACGACCGGCATCTTCCGCACCGCACTCTGCAGCAGGAACCCGGTGATCGCGGCGAGGTCGGCCCCGCCCACCGTCGCGAGCAGCTGCAGCTGATCCCCGAGCACGGGACGCGCCCGGCGCAGGGCGTCCCGGATCGCCGCGCACTTGCGCATCCACACCAGGTCGTCGATGGCCAGGCCACCCCGCCCGGTGACCACGGAGGCATCGGTCCCGCACAGCGCGGCGACCAGCACCCCGGCCGCCGTGGTCCCGCCGACGCTCACATCGCCGAGCACCACCAGATCCGTACCGGAGTCGGCCTCCTCGTCGGCCACCGCGACCCCGGCCCGGAAGGCGGCCTCGGCCTCCTCGAGCGTCAACGCGTCCTCGACGTCGATACGACCGCTGCCGCGCCGCACCCGATGCCGTACGACGGCCTCCGGCAGCGCCTCCGGGTCGCAGTCCAGCGCCATGTCGACGACCCGCACCGGAACCCCGAGCCGCCGCGCGAGCACGGACACCGGCCGGCCGCCCTCGAGGATCTCCCGCACCAACTCCACGGCGCCGCCCGCGCGTCGCGCCGAGACACCCAGCTCGGCGACGCCGTGG
Above is a window of Streptomyces sp. DT2A-34 DNA encoding:
- the cobT gene encoding nicotinate-nucleotide--dimethylbenzimidazole phosphoribosyltransferase — its product is MSSLNLDDFSDLIERPDGGVRRDAEARRERQIVPPGALGRLDDLGEWLAAAQSAVPVRPIEQPRVVLFAGDHGVAELGVSARRAGGAVELVREILEGGRPVSVLARRLGVPVRVVDMALDCDPEALPEAVVRHRVRRGSGRIDVEDALTLEEAEAAFRAGVAVADEEADSGTDLVVLGDVSVGGTTAAGVLVAALCGTDASVVTGRGGLAIDDLVWMRKCAAIRDALRRARPVLGDQLQLLATVGGADLAAITGFLLQSAVRKMPVVLDGVVVAACALVGQRIAFRAPDWWLAAHNSGEPGQAKALDRMALEPLLDQGVKVGEGAGGLLALPMVRAAAALAAELPEKPKDENPEDPETPEDSETPKDSETPEAEESVAEKEQPETA
- a CDS encoding endo alpha-1,4 polygalactosaminidase; the encoded protein is MRRLIPLVVLPLLLLAGCTASPDGADDAEGGPSGARWQPRPGTAWQWQLRGRIDTSLDVPVYDIDGFDQSQKTVAALHREGRKVICYLSTGAWEDWRPDAGKFPKSVIGKGNGWEGERWLDIRRLDVLEPLMAARIDMCRDKGFDAVEPDNMDGYKNRTGFPLKARDQLRYNRLIAGLAHERGMAVGLKNDLDQIPELVDDFDFAVNEQCAQYGECAALSPFVKAGKAVFHVEYEVPTRAFCAESRRLKLSSMLKKYELGVWRRAC
- a CDS encoding adenosylcobinamide-GDP ribazoletransferase; amino-acid sequence: MPPPPPHAPRSHGLRSHGLRFAFGTLSVLPVKVSRWDREAARGGMLCAPLVGVVLGCGAACVALVLLFLGAGPLLAAVVAAAVPAVLTRGLHLDGLADTADGLGSGKPAEDALRIMKQSDIGPFGVITLVFVLFAQVAALSQLYGASWARGALATVVSAVAARLALTLAARAGVPAARPEGLGAAVAGVVPVRGAVAVTLAVTGVAAAAGALLGAYGMTYDVAYDVVRTALAVLAALAAAELLLRHCTRRFGGVTGDVFGGLAETAATTALVVLSLGN
- a CDS encoding leucyl aminopeptidase yields the protein MTALTLSTAAAPGLRADAIVIGVAKGAASTSGGLVVAPGAEAVDKAYDGRLAGVLETLGASGAEGEVTKLPAPAGFKAPLVLAVGLGAEPEDAKDGAYDGEALRKAAGVAARALAGSKKAAFALPLGDAGDVGAVAEGVLLGAYAFDVYKGNGRDAQDKKNGKAPLAEAALLGAKPRDKAHKAAIERATAVSEELNRARDLINTPPNDLTPESFAAIASAAAKEHGIKVQVLDEKALTKGGYGGILGVGSGSAAGPRLVKLTYTSSKAAKHLAFVGKGITYDSGGISLKPAGHNETMKCDMSGAAAVFAAVVAAARLGLEVNVTGWLALAENMPSGSAVRPGDVLRMYSGKTVEVLNTDAEGRLVLADALWAASQEKPDAIVDVATLTGAMVLALGNRTFGVMANDDAFRSAIVEAAEEVGEPSWPMPLPEHLRKGMDSPTADIANMGERMGGGLVAGLFLREFVGEGVTWAHLDIAGPAFNEGGPFGYTPKGGTGSAVRTLVRLAELTAVGDLG
- the pelF gene encoding GT4 family glycosyltransferase PelF, with translation MRTGRHVTMLTEGTYPHVHGGVSTWCDQLVKGMPEVDFHIVSLTGTGREPVAWELPPNVYRHTSVPTWGPRPGRKRAPYGRARRRFTDSYERFLLSFLDPAGPESHTDFGAALYELAELAREGRLSAALRTESALRSLMWIWTMPHLPTAAARPTVHDALTATDLLEHALRPLGIRIPEDSVAHAVSSGLATLPALAAHKLDGVPFLLTEHGIYLRERYLGYRSDAQRWPVKAFMLGFYRELNSLGYRAADLITPCNQYNRRWEERGGADADKIRTVYNGVDPHAFPHAGPEPDVPTLTWCGRVDPIKDLETLLRAYAMVRAELPEARLRLFGPVPPGGEAYRTKLEKLAAELGVTDGLTFEGRISEVWRAYAAGHVVMLSSISEGFPFSIIEAMSCGRTTVSTDVGGVREAVGDTGLVVPPREPEKLAAAALTLLRDDERRLELGELSRQRVIDRFTLRRSVDNFRTIYQELAGGAEVYEPTLETVADWTLELRDPWYEKVATDGTGW
- a CDS encoding spherulation-specific family 4 protein, with protein sequence MTPTNDLLVPYYEHPSVRPAEWDAIITAAPRLYGVVLNPASGPGETPDPAFAEVATRLRGAGGPPSGGVRVLGYADTDYGRRPHADVVRDIARHRDWYAADGVFLDQVAAGREEFAYYQRLATAAWGAGCGTLALNHGTEPHPSYARIADVLVTFEGTWESYTRLGPQQWRGDGGVRLCHLVYGVPSGVDLAGLARDRGATVHCAVPGMGDHPWGTLPHTLEPAR